A genomic segment from Rahnella aceris encodes:
- the gntK gene encoding gluconokinase gives MNNDQNRIYVFMGVSGSGKSAVANAVAHQLSAGFLDGDFLHPRSNILKMAAGDALNDDDRAPWLAALNDAAFAMQRTNNVSVIICSALKKRYRDRLRAGNANLSFIYLQGEFPVIEERMAARKGHFFKSQMLISQFAALEQPGAEESDVITIGIHQPLDAVIAETLQHIRSFQQQEHCA, from the coding sequence GTGAACAATGATCAGAACCGAATTTATGTGTTTATGGGCGTATCAGGCAGCGGAAAATCAGCCGTCGCCAACGCCGTGGCACACCAGCTTTCCGCCGGTTTTCTTGACGGCGATTTCTTACATCCCCGCAGTAATATCCTGAAAATGGCCGCCGGTGACGCCCTCAATGATGACGACCGCGCGCCGTGGCTGGCCGCCCTCAATGATGCCGCGTTTGCCATGCAGCGTACCAATAATGTGTCGGTCATCATCTGCTCGGCATTGAAAAAACGTTACCGCGATCGTCTGCGCGCAGGTAACGCCAACCTGTCTTTCATCTATTTACAGGGTGAATTCCCGGTCATCGAAGAACGCATGGCCGCACGCAAAGGGCACTTTTTTAAATCGCAGATGCTGATCTCACAGTTTGCAGCACTCGAACAACCTGGCGCTGAAGAAAGTGACGTGATCACCATCGGCATTCATCAGCCGCTTGATGCGGTGATTGCAGAGACCCTGCAACACATCCGTAGTTTTCAGCAACAGGAGCATTGCGCGTGA
- the yahO gene encoding DUF1471 family periplasmic protein YahO, which translates to MKISKALLAVAVMGCVSFSTYSAELMKKIDFEKVASEYTKVGSVTTSNKTSQSGAIEDLSKKADKKGGDVFVLTSGNTNNKIHGTADVYKKK; encoded by the coding sequence ATGAAAATATCTAAAGCTCTGCTGGCAGTGGCTGTGATGGGCTGTGTCTCTTTCAGCACTTATTCTGCTGAATTAATGAAGAAAATAGATTTTGAAAAAGTGGCTTCTGAGTATACCAAAGTCGGCTCTGTGACCACCTCAAATAAAACCTCGCAGTCCGGCGCCATTGAAGATCTTTCTAAGAAAGCCGATAAAAAAGGCGGCGATGTATTTGTATTAACCTCCGGTAATACCAACAATAAAATTCACGGTACTGCTGACGTTTATAAGAAAAAATAA
- a CDS encoding CopD family protein — MLHEWLNALHVIAGVLWIGGMLAMALVSMACSRTSGTAGSAGQTLLLETVRKWTRSVTSPAMILLWVAGIVMIVSYGKFPHAWLLIKMVVVLVLSALHGLLSGDLRRRATGQPVKDFALVRNASAVIIVGVILIGILAIIRPF; from the coding sequence ATGCTTCATGAATGGCTCAACGCCTTGCACGTGATTGCGGGCGTATTGTGGATTGGCGGCATGCTGGCGATGGCGCTGGTATCGATGGCCTGTTCGCGGACATCCGGTACTGCGGGAAGTGCAGGGCAGACGTTGTTACTGGAAACCGTGCGCAAATGGACGCGCAGTGTCACCAGCCCGGCGATGATCCTGTTGTGGGTGGCGGGCATCGTGATGATCGTCAGTTATGGCAAATTCCCCCATGCCTGGCTGCTGATAAAAATGGTGGTGGTGCTGGTTCTCTCCGCGCTGCACGGGCTGCTTTCCGGCGATTTACGTCGTCGCGCCACCGGTCAGCCGGTGAAAGATTTCGCGCTGGTGCGCAACGCCAGCGCGGTAATTATTGTCGGTGTGATCCTCATTGGTATTTTGGCGATAATCAGGCCTTTCTGA
- a CDS encoding TetR/AcrR family transcriptional regulator, whose protein sequence is MSTTDSSPESARDRLLGAARVLFYNNGIAATGIDAIIKRAGVAKKSLYNNFESKAELVATYIEIRHDEWLELYARRVEKAKTPKEKVLAVFQAYDDHAEFAYEHGFRGCGLLNAAAELPAGAPGRQAVRGHKEHVEAIVTAHLLELFPTDEAKARLMARHFSFLLEGAISRAGLEGNGQCVRQAMDMATSMMEAP, encoded by the coding sequence ATGTCCACCACAGACTCCTCTCCTGAAAGCGCCCGCGACCGGCTTCTCGGTGCCGCCCGGGTTCTGTTTTATAACAACGGCATTGCTGCGACCGGGATTGACGCAATCATCAAACGTGCCGGTGTCGCCAAAAAAAGCCTCTACAACAATTTCGAATCCAAGGCCGAACTGGTCGCGACGTACATTGAAATACGTCATGACGAATGGCTGGAGCTGTACGCCCGGCGTGTTGAAAAAGCTAAAACACCGAAAGAAAAAGTGCTCGCCGTGTTTCAGGCGTATGACGATCACGCTGAATTTGCCTATGAACACGGCTTTCGTGGCTGCGGGTTACTGAATGCCGCCGCCGAACTGCCCGCCGGAGCGCCCGGCAGGCAGGCCGTGCGCGGGCATAAAGAACATGTTGAAGCTATCGTGACTGCGCATCTTCTCGAACTGTTCCCCACTGACGAGGCCAAAGCCCGCCTGATGGCGCGGCATTTTTCATTTTTACTGGAAGGCGCGATTTCGCGTGCAGGTCTGGAAGGCAACGGTCAATGTGTCCGTCAGGCGATGGACATGGCGACCTCAATGATGGAGGCGCCATGA
- a CDS encoding DMT family transporter has translation MTITPRERMTGVLAVVFASVLWGSTGTAATFAPDVSPLAIGAVAMGLGGLLQALISARRIVTSRVTLVNNARMLFTGALAVAVYPLAFYASMHLAGVTVGTVISLGSAPLLSALIEYYLDGQRLTRRWMTGAAIGVAGMVLLCVGESGSHSTAGQGDHAIAGVVLGLIAGLTYALYAWAARHLMQRGVPSRAAMGATFGLGGLLLMPVLWVTGAPLLASWNNAAVGAYMALIPMFVGYVCFGYALARIPASMATTITLLEPAVAAVLAVVIVGERLPPLGWTGIGLVVACLIFITVPLKRRATLPVSA, from the coding sequence ATGACGATAACGCCTCGTGAACGCATGACGGGCGTACTCGCCGTGGTATTTGCTTCCGTTCTGTGGGGATCGACCGGCACGGCGGCGACATTTGCGCCCGACGTCAGCCCGCTGGCGATCGGCGCAGTGGCCATGGGGCTGGGCGGATTGTTGCAGGCGCTGATTTCCGCCAGAAGGATAGTCACCAGCCGGGTAACTCTGGTGAACAACGCACGCATGTTATTTACCGGCGCACTGGCGGTCGCAGTTTATCCGCTGGCGTTTTACGCCTCGATGCACCTGGCGGGCGTCACGGTCGGTACCGTGATTTCCCTCGGTTCTGCGCCGCTGTTATCCGCACTGATTGAATATTATCTCGACGGACAACGTCTCACCCGCCGCTGGATGACCGGCGCCGCCATTGGCGTGGCGGGTATGGTGTTACTTTGCGTCGGTGAAAGTGGCAGTCACTCCACCGCCGGTCAGGGCGACCACGCGATAGCCGGTGTGGTACTCGGGCTGATTGCCGGACTGACCTACGCGCTTTATGCCTGGGCGGCGCGTCATTTAATGCAGCGCGGCGTCCCTTCCCGCGCAGCAATGGGCGCCACGTTCGGGCTGGGCGGTTTACTGCTGATGCCGGTGCTGTGGGTGACCGGCGCGCCCCTTCTGGCGTCATGGAATAACGCCGCGGTCGGCGCGTACATGGCGCTTATCCCGATGTTTGTCGGTTATGTCTGTTTTGGTTATGCCCTGGCACGCATTCCGGCCAGCATGGCCACCACCATCACCCTGCTGGAACCGGCGGTCGCCGCCGTGCTGGCGGTGGTGATTGTGGGCGAACGCCTGCCGCCGCTGGGCTGGACAGGTATCGGGCTGGTGGTTGCCTGCCTGATTTTTATCACCGTGCCGCTGAAAAGACGCGCAACCTTACCGGTTTCTGCCTGA
- a CDS encoding NAD(P)-dependent alcohol dehydrogenase: MKTVGFAAYDPKKPLAPFTFERRGLRDNDVAMEILYCGVCHSDLHTARNDWGWSYYPIVPGHEIVGRVTSIGKGVTRYKPGDHVAVGCMVDSCQECDQCKKGEEQLCREGNTGTYAGYDRFTKEPTQGGYSKHLVVREEFCLRMPEGLDLSKAAPLLCAGITTWSPLKTWNVGPGSRVGVIGLGGLGHMAVKLAVGLGADVTVVSRSNAKEADALELGASRLLVSADSDAMAQAHDHFDLIIDTVPVKHDVTPYLPLLDVDGTLVLVGQVGPMEEFNTVPLLLGRRRVAGSPIGGIRETQEMLDFCAEKNILPDCEMIRMDEINEAFERMEKADVRYRFVIDMASLTAPAAV, from the coding sequence ATGAAAACTGTTGGATTTGCTGCTTACGATCCTAAAAAACCGCTGGCGCCGTTTACGTTTGAACGCCGCGGCCTGCGTGATAACGATGTCGCAATGGAAATTCTGTATTGCGGCGTTTGCCATTCCGATTTACATACCGCAAGAAATGACTGGGGCTGGAGCTATTATCCGATTGTTCCCGGCCATGAAATCGTCGGACGTGTCACCAGTATCGGTAAAGGCGTCACCCGCTACAAACCGGGCGATCATGTTGCCGTCGGTTGCATGGTAGACAGTTGTCAGGAATGCGATCAGTGTAAAAAAGGTGAAGAACAGTTGTGCCGCGAAGGTAACACCGGGACTTACGCCGGTTATGATCGTTTCACCAAAGAGCCGACGCAGGGCGGATACTCCAAGCATTTAGTGGTGCGCGAGGAGTTTTGTCTGCGTATGCCGGAAGGGTTAGATCTCTCCAAAGCCGCGCCGCTGCTGTGCGCCGGTATCACCACCTGGTCGCCGCTGAAAACCTGGAACGTCGGGCCGGGCAGCCGTGTGGGCGTGATTGGTCTGGGCGGTCTGGGCCATATGGCGGTCAAACTGGCGGTCGGTCTGGGTGCAGATGTTACGGTGGTGAGCCGTTCAAATGCCAAAGAAGCCGATGCGCTGGAATTAGGTGCAAGCCGTCTGCTGGTCAGCGCCGACAGTGACGCGATGGCGCAGGCACACGATCATTTTGATTTGATCATCGATACCGTGCCGGTCAAACATGACGTCACGCCGTACCTGCCGTTGCTGGATGTGGACGGTACGCTGGTGCTGGTCGGGCAGGTCGGGCCGATGGAAGAATTCAACACCGTACCGCTGTTGTTAGGCCGTCGTCGCGTGGCCGGTTCGCCAATCGGCGGCATCCGTGAAACGCAGGAAATGCTCGACTTCTGTGCTGAGAAAAACATTCTGCCGGATTGTGAAATGATCCGCATGGATGAAATTAACGAAGCGTTTGAGCGTATGGAAAAAGCCGATGTGCGCTATCGTTTTGTGATTGATATGGCTTCCCTGACCGCGCCTGCGGCGGTGTAA
- the hutC gene encoding histidine utilization repressor, with protein MSSNRTLSEVIADAGDEPSPLYKQVKQGIINQILHGHWQPHQRVPSESELVAELGFSRMTINRALRELTTEGYLLRLQGVGTFVNEMKAFTPMLEVNNISDEIKSRGHFHTSRVLQLGKQIAGDSMAMKFMLLPGVVLFHSVIVHYENDIPVQLEDRLVNPDIAPLYLHQDFTKTTPFAYLTQLAPLTAGEHTIEAVMASHDEQRLLNIHQTEPCLQTLRRTWHHEKVVTCARLLYPGGRYKMFGSFKK; from the coding sequence ATGTCATCAAACAGAACGCTATCAGAAGTCATTGCGGATGCCGGAGACGAGCCTTCTCCGCTGTATAAGCAGGTGAAACAGGGGATCATTAATCAGATCCTGCACGGACACTGGCAACCGCATCAGCGCGTGCCGTCAGAAAGTGAACTGGTCGCCGAGCTGGGGTTCAGCCGGATGACCATAAACCGGGCACTGCGCGAGTTAACCACGGAGGGCTATCTGCTGCGTTTGCAGGGCGTCGGCACCTTTGTCAATGAAATGAAAGCGTTCACGCCGATGCTGGAAGTGAATAACATTTCTGACGAAATTAAGAGCCGCGGGCACTTTCATACCTCCCGCGTGTTGCAACTGGGTAAGCAAATTGCCGGTGACAGCATGGCGATGAAATTTATGCTGCTGCCCGGCGTGGTGTTGTTTCATTCGGTGATTGTGCATTACGAAAATGACATTCCGGTGCAACTGGAAGACCGGCTGGTGAATCCGGACATCGCCCCCTTGTATTTACACCAGGATTTCACTAAAACCACGCCTTTCGCCTATCTGACCCAACTGGCACCGCTGACGGCGGGCGAACATACCATTGAAGCGGTGATGGCCAGCCACGACGAACAGCGCCTGCTGAATATTCATCAGACCGAGCCGTGCCTGCAAACCCTGCGCCGCACCTGGCATCATGAAAAAGTGGTGACCTGCGCACGGTTGTTGTATCCGGGCGGGCGCTACAAAATGTTTGGCAGCTTTAAGAAATAA
- a CDS encoding enoyl-CoA hydratase translates to MSELIRCERHQGVAHIILNRPEKLNALSAEMLTQLLEKMRELDGDKQIRAMVISGSARAFAAGADTGTLATASAIALYTSGFSEKWDQIAAIETPVVAALSGYALGGGLELALLCDIVIADDTAIIGLPETHIGIIPGAGGTQRLVKSVGKSLAMEIILAGRKITATEALAAGLISRVTTPETLTEQALKIAQNISRAAPLAVKMAKKAVLASFDMGLTAGISYERSLSALIAASDDRSEGMRALAAKEQAAFTGK, encoded by the coding sequence ATGAGCGAACTTATCCGCTGTGAACGTCATCAGGGCGTGGCGCATATCATTCTTAACCGGCCGGAAAAACTTAATGCGCTGAGTGCAGAAATGCTGACGCAATTGCTGGAGAAAATGCGCGAACTGGACGGTGATAAACAGATCCGCGCGATGGTGATTTCCGGCTCCGCGCGTGCGTTTGCTGCGGGTGCCGATACCGGCACGCTGGCCACCGCCTCAGCGATAGCCCTTTACACCAGCGGTTTCAGTGAAAAGTGGGATCAGATTGCCGCCATTGAAACGCCGGTTGTCGCGGCGTTATCCGGTTATGCACTGGGCGGCGGGCTGGAACTGGCGTTGCTGTGCGATATCGTGATTGCCGATGACACGGCCATCATCGGGCTGCCGGAAACGCACATCGGGATTATCCCCGGCGCGGGTGGCACGCAGCGGCTGGTTAAATCGGTGGGGAAATCACTGGCGATGGAAATCATCCTCGCCGGGCGAAAAATCACCGCCACAGAAGCGCTGGCCGCCGGACTGATCAGCCGTGTCACCACGCCGGAAACGTTAACGGAACAGGCGTTAAAGATTGCGCAGAATATTTCCCGTGCCGCACCGCTCGCCGTTAAGATGGCCAAAAAAGCCGTGCTGGCGAGTTTCGATATGGGCTTAACGGCGGGCATCAGTTATGAACGTTCGTTGTCGGCCCTGATTGCGGCCAGTGACGACCGCAGCGAAGGCATGCGTGCACTGGCGGCGAAAGAGCAGGCGGCGTTTACCGGCAAATAA
- a CDS encoding 3-hydroxyacyl-CoA dehydrogenase family protein encodes MEPTQVAVIGAGTMGARIAAVFAASGFKVALYSRTENSLHNAAKVIDSIDAGLTASVTFTTSMAECLKGAKIVSENIAEVLALKQQIFQEIEKHVSDDCLLTTNTSSVPVGQIASVLAVPSRFIGLHWFNPADVMPMVEIVCGPQTHENTRQQADALCQQLGKQTVTIHKEAPGFIVNRLQYAMLREALHLVTAGIASIEDVDFAVQSTLAPRWSAMGPLKLMDFAGLDTVKNVAAILLPALSRDEELPPWLLAQIEQGNLGTKTGAGFYPWTAQAIEEGLAHRNATILAISGMQKP; translated from the coding sequence ATGGAACCAACGCAGGTTGCAGTCATTGGCGCGGGCACGATGGGCGCGAGGATTGCTGCGGTATTTGCCGCCAGCGGCTTTAAGGTGGCGCTTTATTCACGCACTGAAAACTCGCTGCACAATGCGGCCAAAGTGATCGACAGTATCGACGCCGGGCTGACGGCGTCGGTCACGTTTACGACGTCCATGGCGGAATGTCTGAAAGGCGCGAAGATTGTTTCGGAGAATATCGCTGAGGTGCTGGCGCTTAAGCAGCAGATTTTCCAGGAGATCGAAAAACATGTCAGCGACGACTGTCTGCTGACCACCAACACCTCCAGCGTCCCGGTCGGGCAGATTGCCAGCGTACTGGCGGTGCCGTCGCGCTTTATCGGCCTGCACTGGTTTAATCCGGCGGATGTGATGCCGATGGTGGAAATTGTCTGCGGACCGCAAACCCATGAAAATACGCGTCAGCAGGCCGATGCGCTTTGTCAGCAACTGGGTAAACAGACGGTGACCATTCATAAAGAAGCGCCGGGTTTTATCGTCAACCGGTTGCAATACGCCATGCTGCGTGAGGCGTTGCATCTGGTCACAGCCGGAATTGCCAGCATCGAAGACGTGGACTTCGCTGTACAAAGTACGCTCGCCCCGCGCTGGTCGGCGATGGGGCCGCTGAAGCTGATGGATTTTGCCGGACTGGACACGGTGAAAAATGTCGCCGCGATATTACTGCCAGCCTTATCGCGCGACGAGGAGCTGCCGCCGTGGTTGCTGGCGCAAATTGAGCAGGGCAATCTGGGCACCAAAACCGGCGCCGGGTTTTATCCGTGGACGGCGCAGGCTATTGAAGAAGGTCTCGCGCACCGAAACGCCACAATCCTTGCCATCAGCGGGATGCAAAAACCATGA
- a CDS encoding CaiB/BaiF CoA transferase family protein, whose amino-acid sequence MSVSATSRPLEGIKVLDLSRVLAGPYCASLLNDLGAEVIKIEMPGKGDDSRDFTPHVNGESTYFMLLNHGKKSLTLNLKSPQGRAVLEQLIESADVLVENFRPGVTTRLGIDYDAVKKINPKLVYASISGFGQQGPLAHKAAYDHVIQAMGGIMQVTGWANGEPTRVGDAIGDVVSGLYCSWGILAALLQRGITGLGQHVDVAMLDAMVSMQMVSLTQLLGGMPLAGRLGNAHPISAPMDSYRAADGYLVIAVANDSLFLRLAQAIGKPEIVQDARFATDPQRLKHQYELRVLIEEWLHDKTVAGALALLDAGGIPAAPVWGLDELLQSPHAAERGLLHQVMHPVAGEISILPQPVKLSGMNQLPDLMPPQLGEHTRAILSAQLGLSSQEMDTLAQQGVI is encoded by the coding sequence ATGAGTGTATCAGCGACATCCCGGCCGCTGGAAGGGATCAAAGTGCTCGACCTTTCCCGCGTGCTGGCCGGGCCTTACTGCGCTTCGCTGCTCAATGATTTGGGTGCGGAAGTGATCAAAATTGAAATGCCGGGTAAAGGCGACGATTCCCGTGATTTCACTCCGCATGTTAATGGCGAAAGCACCTATTTCATGCTGCTTAATCACGGCAAAAAAAGCCTGACGCTGAACCTCAAATCACCGCAAGGCCGGGCCGTGCTGGAGCAACTGATCGAAAGTGCGGATGTGCTGGTGGAAAATTTCCGGCCCGGTGTGACCACCCGCCTGGGCATTGATTATGACGCCGTAAAGAAGATCAATCCGAAGCTGGTGTATGCGAGTATTTCCGGTTTTGGGCAGCAGGGACCGCTGGCGCATAAAGCCGCTTACGATCATGTGATCCAGGCGATGGGCGGCATTATGCAGGTCACCGGCTGGGCGAACGGCGAACCGACGCGGGTGGGGGATGCGATTGGTGATGTGGTGTCGGGTCTGTACTGTTCGTGGGGCATTCTGGCGGCATTGCTGCAACGGGGCATTACCGGCCTCGGGCAACATGTGGATGTCGCGATGCTTGATGCGATGGTGTCGATGCAAATGGTCTCGCTGACACAACTGCTGGGCGGTATGCCGCTGGCCGGGCGACTGGGCAATGCACATCCGATCAGCGCCCCCATGGACAGCTACCGTGCGGCAGACGGTTATCTGGTGATTGCCGTCGCCAATGACAGCCTGTTCCTCCGTCTGGCACAGGCCATTGGCAAACCGGAAATCGTACAGGATGCGCGCTTTGCGACGGATCCGCAGCGCCTGAAACATCAGTACGAATTACGGGTGCTGATTGAAGAGTGGTTGCACGACAAAACGGTGGCCGGGGCGCTCGCCCTGCTCGATGCCGGTGGTATTCCCGCCGCACCGGTCTGGGGGCTGGATGAACTGCTGCAAAGCCCGCATGCCGCCGAACGCGGATTACTGCATCAGGTGATGCATCCGGTCGCCGGTGAAATCAGTATCTTACCGCAGCCCGTGAAGCTGAGCGGCATGAACCAGCTACCCGATTTAATGCCGCCACAGCTTGGCGAGCACACCCGCGCCATTCTCAGTGCACAACTGGGGCTGTCTTCGCAGGAGATGGACACACTTGCGCAACAGGGCGTCATTTAA
- a CDS encoding HAL/PAL/TAL family ammonia-lyase gives MMTRTVILGTAETSVRDIADIAYGAQVLPDPSASDAMLIVHEKIRQAIDNNKVIYGLTTGVGDLVTQRLSPEQISDVQLNMLKSHACGTGPVLAQHEVRAMMAVMMKSLLQGFSGVSPALVQTMADMLNKGVTPWSPAKGSVGYLIATAHIGLSVFGYGKSFYQGELLPAREALERAGIAVRIPGPREGHALVSGTYEITALGCLAAETFRELLPVADAAGGMSLEVLKGNIRGYDARLHALRPHDGQQETARILRSLLRDSEILDKYRDFRVQDALSLRCIPQMHGAARDVLSYCLKTLTTEVNSVTDNPVFMVEDGELNVLPGGNGHGAPVALCLDALAIAIAQLSTGSQARSDRLTNSHLSGLPAFLVANGGAHSGMMIPPYAAAALAGENRALAAPASVHTVSTCAGQEDHISMGVTAARNAIDAVENAIDIVAIEILCATQAVEFHRPLRASAGTETVLSLVREQVAFRQSDEEMYPDMLAIRQLIKQGDILRALTPLIFADTVEGETA, from the coding sequence ATGATGACGCGCACTGTCATCTTGGGCACGGCGGAAACCTCCGTCCGTGACATCGCCGATATCGCTTACGGGGCGCAGGTGCTGCCGGACCCGTCAGCATCGGACGCCATGCTGATCGTGCACGAGAAAATCAGGCAGGCGATTGATAACAATAAAGTGATTTACGGCCTGACCACCGGCGTGGGCGACCTGGTCACTCAGCGCCTGTCGCCGGAGCAAATTTCCGACGTGCAACTCAATATGCTGAAAAGCCATGCCTGCGGTACAGGGCCGGTTCTGGCGCAGCATGAAGTGCGGGCGATGATGGCGGTGATGATGAAATCCCTGTTGCAGGGATTCAGCGGCGTCAGCCCGGCGCTGGTGCAGACGATGGCCGATATGCTCAATAAGGGGGTGACGCCGTGGTCACCCGCCAAAGGGTCGGTCGGCTATCTGATTGCCACCGCACATATCGGGCTGTCAGTGTTCGGCTATGGAAAATCGTTCTATCAGGGCGAACTGTTACCGGCACGGGAAGCCCTGGAACGGGCGGGGATTGCCGTGCGCATTCCCGGCCCGCGCGAAGGCCATGCACTGGTCAGCGGTACGTATGAAATCACTGCGCTGGGTTGTCTGGCGGCGGAAACTTTCCGCGAATTGCTGCCGGTGGCGGATGCCGCGGGTGGCATGAGTCTGGAAGTGCTGAAGGGAAACATCCGCGGGTATGACGCCCGCCTTCATGCGCTGCGCCCGCACGACGGTCAGCAGGAAACCGCGCGGATTTTGCGCAGTTTACTGCGTGACAGTGAGATCCTCGATAAATACCGTGATTTTCGCGTGCAGGACGCGCTGAGCCTGCGCTGTATTCCGCAAATGCACGGCGCGGCGCGGGATGTGCTGAGTTATTGCCTGAAAACGCTGACCACGGAAGTGAATTCTGTCACGGATAATCCGGTGTTTATGGTCGAAGACGGCGAGCTGAATGTACTGCCGGGGGGCAACGGGCACGGTGCGCCGGTGGCGCTGTGTCTGGATGCGCTGGCGATTGCCATTGCGCAACTCAGCACCGGTTCGCAGGCCCGTTCTGACCGCCTGACGAACAGCCATCTCAGCGGATTGCCGGCTTTTCTGGTGGCCAATGGCGGGGCGCATTCAGGGATGATGATCCCGCCGTATGCAGCGGCCGCGCTGGCAGGGGAAAACCGTGCGCTGGCAGCACCGGCCAGTGTGCATACCGTGTCCACCTGTGCCGGACAGGAAGATCACATTTCCATGGGCGTGACGGCGGCACGCAATGCTATTGATGCCGTTGAAAATGCCATTGATATCGTGGCGATAGAAATCCTGTGTGCCACGCAGGCGGTGGAATTCCACCGGCCACTGCGCGCCTCGGCGGGCACGGAAACCGTGCTGTCTCTGGTGCGTGAGCAGGTGGCCTTCCGGCAGAGTGACGAGGAAATGTATCCGGATATGCTGGCCATCCGCCAGCTCATCAAACAGGGCGATATCTTGCGCGCGCTGACACCTTTGATTTTCGCAGACACCGTTGAGGGAGAAACCGCATGA
- a CDS encoding ABC transporter substrate-binding protein, with the protein MKLKNLLAVALFSAAVVHAPAAFSAETGGTIIIGSADFPESQLIATIYQQALAAKNVKVETKLNIGSREVYMPALLDGSINLIPEYSGATLSYLDEKTQAHSAEDVAAALAKALPEKIKMLDISSAQDSDVLAVTEKTAKKYNLKDISDLAPVAKTLVLGGPAEWKTRREGVKGLNEVYGLTFKNFKVLDVAGPLTLSALTNNQIQVADMTSTDPAMKTKNLVALEDSKHLFPAQNIVPLIAKDKASEVVETTLNNVSRQLTTSDLIVMNGKLANFESVDAVAKEWLTGHGLNK; encoded by the coding sequence ATGAAATTGAAAAATCTGCTCGCCGTTGCCCTGTTTTCTGCTGCCGTCGTGCACGCCCCTGCCGCTTTCTCCGCTGAGACGGGTGGCACCATTATTATCGGTTCGGCGGACTTCCCGGAAAGCCAGCTGATTGCCACTATTTATCAGCAGGCGCTGGCGGCGAAAAACGTCAAGGTGGAAACCAAACTTAATATCGGCAGCCGTGAGGTGTATATGCCTGCGCTGCTTGACGGCTCAATCAACCTGATCCCGGAATACAGCGGTGCCACGCTGAGTTATCTCGACGAAAAAACCCAGGCGCATTCTGCTGAAGATGTGGCGGCGGCGCTGGCGAAAGCGCTGCCTGAGAAAATCAAAATGCTGGATATTTCATCAGCGCAGGACAGCGATGTGCTGGCAGTGACTGAAAAAACTGCCAAAAAATACAATTTGAAAGATATCAGTGACCTGGCGCCGGTGGCGAAAACGCTGGTACTGGGTGGTCCGGCTGAATGGAAAACCCGTCGTGAAGGTGTGAAAGGGCTGAACGAAGTCTACGGCCTGACCTTTAAGAACTTCAAAGTGCTCGACGTCGCGGGTCCGCTGACGCTGTCAGCACTGACCAACAATCAGATTCAGGTCGCGGATATGACCTCAACCGATCCGGCGATGAAAACCAAGAATCTGGTGGCACTGGAAGATTCCAAACACTTATTCCCGGCGCAAAACATTGTGCCGCTGATTGCAAAAGACAAAGCCAGCGAGGTGGTTGAAACCACGCTGAACAATGTGTCCAGGCAACTGACCACCAGCGATTTGATCGTGATGAACGGCAAACTGGCGAATTTCGAAAGCGTGGATGCTGTGGCAAAAGAGTGGCTGACCGGGCACGGGCTGAATAAATGA
- a CDS encoding ABC transporter permease, which yields MINWLLDSGHWLNDDGLLVLIFQHLIYSFEALFIAVIIAFPIGCYVGHTGKGAMLLIGSANAMRALPSFGLIILLVILFGPVFESDLAFIVPCLIVLIILALPPIMMGVYSGIRAINPAIIDAATGMGYSPLKLLLTVEIPCAMALILSGIRSSALQIVSTATIAAYVSLGGLGRLIIDGRAQNDYPQMVAGAFMVGILALLVDVFFSFLIRFIVSPGLRQRERRRKKTIPLSNN from the coding sequence ATGATTAACTGGTTGCTGGACTCCGGTCACTGGCTCAACGATGACGGCTTGCTGGTGCTGATATTTCAGCATCTGATTTACAGCTTTGAAGCGTTGTTTATTGCGGTGATTATTGCTTTCCCGATTGGATGTTATGTCGGTCATACCGGCAAAGGCGCGATGTTATTAATCGGCAGCGCCAATGCCATGCGCGCATTGCCTTCATTCGGGTTGATCATTTTACTGGTAATTCTGTTCGGGCCGGTATTTGAATCAGACCTGGCTTTTATTGTGCCTTGTCTGATTGTGCTGATCATTCTGGCATTACCGCCCATCATGATGGGGGTATATTCCGGCATCAGGGCGATTAATCCGGCGATTATTGACGCCGCAACCGGCATGGGATATTCACCGCTGAAATTACTGCTGACGGTGGAAATACCCTGTGCAATGGCGCTGATATTATCCGGCATCCGCAGCTCTGCGCTGCAAATTGTGTCTACGGCTACGATTGCTGCGTATGTTTCGCTTGGGGGGTTAGGACGGCTGATTATTGATGGCCGTGCGCAGAACGATTATCCGCAAATGGTTGCGGGTGCTTTTATGGTGGGAATATTAGCGTTACTGGTTGATGTGTTTTTCTCTTTTTTAATTCGTTTCATTGTTTCACCAGGATTACGGCAGCGTGAACGCCGCCGTAAAAAAACAATTCCTTTATCGAATAACTGA